In Ostrea edulis chromosome 4, xbOstEdul1.1, whole genome shotgun sequence, a single window of DNA contains:
- the LOC130054170 gene encoding uncharacterized protein LOC130054170: MHYITLGTPCDRTHSLHFFQPKQQRGSYLETETKHVAEFFSPPFGFNLDIFPVFGMPPRKRAATQRSPARGIGEKRNRRTPVQLRERSPPHTATSRKDRQAPAEGQSQPPEEAPQFPMDNTPDNPEITKCIQRNYLLLVSEVTS; the protein is encoded by the exons atgcacTACATCACACTCGGTACTCCCTGTGATCGGACCCAttcattacattttttccaaccGAAGCAGCAACGTGGTTCTTATCTTGAGACGGAAACGAAGCACGTGGCCGAATTTTTCTCTCCCCCTTTTGGATTCAATCTTGACATTTTTCCTGTATTCGGAATGCCACCAAGAAAACGAGCGGCGACCCAGAGATCCCCGGCCAGGGGGATCGGGGAAAAACGTAACCGCCGGACACCAGTTCAACTCCGGGAACGAAGCCCACCTCACACCGCCACATCTAGGAAGGATCGACAAGCCCCGGCAGAGGGGCAGTCACAGCCCCCTGAGGAGGCCCCTCAATTTCCAATGGATAATACACCGGATAACCCGG aaataaccaagtgtatacaaaggaactatttgctgttggtatctgaggttacttcctga